One genomic window of Candidatus Hydrogenedentota bacterium includes the following:
- a CDS encoding DUF1016 family protein translates to MGGKAKQRKLQAQNDVASVELVGDIRRLVEETRTTVSVAVNAALTMLHWRIGKRIGEEILGRERAKYGAQIVSALGRQFESEFGKGFSAKSLRHMMRFYESFPDEAIVSSLMRQLSWTHFLRIIYIDDPLKRDFYAEMCRIEKWSTRTLQKKIDSMLYERTALSKKPEEVIEHELAQLRDGDRMSPALVFKDPYILDFLGLNDRYFEKDIEDAILREMEHFLLEMGAGFAFVARQKRIQIDNDDFYLDLLFYHRKLHRIVALDLKLSAFRPEHKGQMELYLRWLANHEQEPGEQAPLGIILCAGKKEEQIELLELGQSGIHVAEYLTALPPREVLAARFHDAIRRSRARIENRAQDDRE, encoded by the coding sequence ATGGGCGGAAAGGCAAAGCAGCGGAAATTGCAGGCGCAGAACGATGTGGCGTCCGTGGAACTCGTAGGGGACATTCGCCGTCTGGTGGAGGAAACACGGACTACCGTGTCCGTGGCGGTTAATGCGGCGCTGACTATGCTTCACTGGCGGATCGGAAAGCGAATAGGCGAAGAAATTCTTGGTCGGGAGCGGGCGAAGTACGGGGCGCAAATTGTCTCCGCACTGGGGAGACAATTTGAATCGGAATTTGGCAAGGGATTCAGTGCGAAGAGTCTTCGTCACATGATGCGATTCTATGAGTCATTTCCCGACGAGGCAATTGTCTCATCACTGATGAGACAATTGAGTTGGACGCACTTTCTACGGATTATCTATATCGACGACCCGCTCAAACGCGATTTTTACGCCGAAATGTGCCGCATCGAAAAATGGAGCACGCGTACGCTCCAGAAGAAGATCGACTCGATGTTGTACGAACGCACCGCCCTGTCGAAGAAGCCGGAAGAGGTCATTGAACACGAATTGGCGCAATTGCGCGATGGCGACCGGATGAGTCCGGCTCTGGTCTTCAAGGACCCCTACATCCTCGATTTCCTTGGATTGAATGACCGCTACTTCGAGAAGGACATCGAAGACGCGATCCTCCGGGAGATGGAGCATTTTCTTCTGGAAATGGGCGCCGGTTTCGCGTTTGTGGCGCGCCAGAAGCGCATCCAGATCGACAACGACGACTTCTACCTCGATTTGCTCTTTTACCACCGAAAACTCCACCGGATTGTGGCGCTCGATCTCAAGTTGAGCGCGTTCCGGCCGGAACACAAAGGGCAAATGGAGCTCTATCTCCGCTGGCTCGCGAATCACGAACAGGAACCCGGCGAGCAGGCGCCCCTCGGCATCATTCTCTGCGCGGGGAAGAAAGAGGAGCAAATCGAGCTGCTGGAACTTGGCCAATCCGGCATCCACGTCGCGGAATACCTCACCGCCCTCCCGCCGCGCGAGGTGCTGGCCGCGCGCTTCCACGATGCCATACGGCGGTCGCGCGCGCGCATCGAAAACCGAGCGCAAGATGATCGCGAGTGA
- a CDS encoding cold-shock protein — translation MNSGKVKWFSDSKGYGFIAREQASDVFVHHTAIEMDGFRTLRQGEDVLYELKEGSKGPQAVVVKKAGSKD, via the coding sequence CTGAATTCCGGCAAGGTGAAATGGTTCAGCGATTCGAAAGGGTACGGCTTCATCGCGCGCGAACAGGCGAGTGATGTGTTCGTTCACCATACGGCGATTGAGATGGACGGTTTCCGGACCTTGCGGCAGGGTGAGGACGTTCTTTACGAACTCAAGGAGGGCAGTAAGGGGCCACAGGCGGTTGTGGTAAAGAAGGCCGGTAGCAAGGATTAA
- a CDS encoding GDP-mannose 4,6-dehydratase has protein sequence MRALVTGGAGFIGSHLCETLIEGGNEVFVLDDLSTGRFENIEHLPDITTVIDSTLNQEIVRDLVREVDVVYHLAATVGVNLVVEQPIQTIVNNIRGTEVVLEEVCRYRRKLLITSTSEVYGKGTKARFEEDDDRIIGPTHRHRWCYAASKAIDEFLAFAYWREKRQPVVVARLFNTVGPRQTGRYGMVIPRLVSQALHGEPLTVFGDGRQTRCFTYVGDVVPALIKLMAAPGASGEVFNIGSDNPIAIADLARQIIERTGSRSQIRYVPYEEAFGPGYEDMRHRAPCLKRIQAAIGYAPTTGLDDILDAVIADLRARMARTGPAATPQ, from the coding sequence ATGCGCGCATTAGTCACGGGAGGGGCCGGCTTCATCGGTTCGCACCTCTGCGAAACGCTGATTGAAGGCGGAAACGAGGTCTTCGTGCTGGATGACCTGAGCACGGGCCGCTTCGAGAACATCGAACATCTCCCGGACATTACGACGGTAATCGATTCCACCCTGAACCAGGAGATCGTGCGCGATCTGGTGCGCGAAGTCGACGTTGTCTACCACCTTGCCGCCACGGTGGGGGTTAACCTCGTGGTGGAGCAGCCGATCCAGACCATCGTCAACAACATCCGGGGCACCGAAGTGGTGCTGGAGGAGGTATGCCGGTACCGGCGCAAGCTGCTGATCACGTCCACCAGCGAAGTGTATGGCAAAGGCACGAAAGCGCGGTTCGAAGAAGACGACGATCGGATCATTGGCCCCACCCACCGGCACCGTTGGTGTTACGCCGCCTCGAAGGCCATCGACGAGTTCCTGGCCTTTGCCTACTGGCGGGAAAAACGCCAGCCGGTCGTGGTTGCCCGGCTGTTTAACACGGTCGGGCCACGCCAGACCGGCCGCTACGGCATGGTCATCCCCCGGCTCGTTTCGCAGGCCCTGCACGGCGAGCCGCTCACGGTGTTCGGAGACGGCAGGCAGACCCGCTGCTTCACCTACGTGGGCGATGTTGTGCCCGCCCTGATCAAACTCATGGCGGCCCCGGGCGCCAGTGGTGAAGTCTTCAATATTGGCAGCGACAATCCGATAGCGATCGCGGACCTGGCCCGACAAATCATCGAACGAACCGGCAGCCGCTCCCAGATTCGATACGTGCCGTATGAAGAAGCCTTCGGCCCGGGCTACGAGGACATGCGTCACCGCGCCCCCTGCCTGAAACGCATTCAGGCCGCCATTGGATACGCGCCCACGACGGGGCTCGACGACATCCTTGACGCCGTCATCGCCGATTTGCGCGCCCGCATGGCCCGGACAGGCCCCGCAGCCACGCCTCAGTAG
- a CDS encoding recombinase family protein, with protein MSTETIPEVEVDHGDPAGRLTHGAKVKRGQLTSVQQGRYGTGPAPYGYRRGAEGEKPLVVDDREAEVVRMIFREYLVTRSTGKVVNYLHSKNIFTRKGNKWSRQAIAIILSNRTYRGRVSYGELETEGLHEPIIEPALFYKANALKERKRRQVKDQTPTPVVPKKPGNFRWLTS; from the coding sequence ATGAGTACGGAAACTATACCTGAAGTAGAAGTCGATCATGGCGATCCCGCGGGTCGCCTGACGCACGGGGCCAAGGTCAAGCGCGGCCAGCTCACTTCCGTGCAGCAGGGCCGCTACGGAACCGGGCCGGCGCCTTATGGCTACCGGCGCGGGGCCGAAGGTGAGAAGCCCCTTGTCGTGGATGATCGGGAAGCCGAAGTGGTCCGCATGATTTTCCGGGAGTACCTGGTAACCCGCAGCACGGGCAAGGTGGTCAACTACCTGCATTCGAAGAACATTTTTACCCGCAAGGGCAACAAATGGTCCCGCCAGGCCATCGCGATCATCCTCTCCAACCGGACGTACCGGGGGCGGGTGAGCTATGGCGAACTGGAAACGGAAGGCCTTCACGAACCGATTATTGAGCCGGCGCTTTTCTACAAGGCGAACGCCCTTAAGGAAAGGAAGCGCCGCCAGGTTAAGGATCAGACGCCCACGCCGGTCGTGCCGAAGAAACCGGGCAACTTCCGCTGGCTCACTTCCTGA
- a CDS encoding error-prone DNA polymerase translates to MSTVYAALWCKSVYSFLEGASHPDELVEEAHRLGIRSLALTDRDGVYGLPRAHKRARELGVHLIAGSEVSIDDGTHILLLAMDRGGYANLCRLISAGRLRCPKGQSRVSWEEVCARSAGLIALWGGAGSRLLAEAPPGREAGQLREAFGDRLYALLTRHREVGEGRLEHRLRERARALGLPVAAGMETLYHTPTRRPLQDVLTCIRHGVSLGAAGVRIKPNDQHYLRAPHGFAELFGDDPEAVEATAAIAARCTFSLAEIRYRYPVERLPDGSDAASHFRDLTYAGAADRYPEGVPEDVRAQLDKELDLIRELEFEGYFLTMREIVQFCRREHILCQGRGSAANSAVCYCLGITSVDPVRMGLLFERFLSRERNEPPDIDLDIEHNRREEAIQYVYRHYGRGHAAMVANFIRYRAKSAVRDVGKALGIAETALERLARHLSHHDFPSAETLRAAGLDPEAPAHRHLLRLVREIEDVPRHLSIHPGGFLLGHEPVDTLVPIENGAMADRTVIQWDKEDIEDLGLFKVDLLGLGALNVVHKAFDLIEQHEGARWTLATIPPDDAATFAQIQRGDTVGVFQIESRAQMAMLPRLRPRNYYDLVIEVSIVRPGPITGGMVHPYLRRRNGEEAVTYPHPCLEPVLKKTLGIPLFQEQVMQLAMVAADYTPGEADQLRRDMAAWRKSGRILRHRDRLISRMMKKGIAREFAERVFEQIQGFGEYGFPESHAASFALIAYATAWLKQHYPAAFLAALLNAQPMGFYSPATLVEDAKRHGVAVRPIDVRYSDWECTLEESRIAVPAVLDRRDAYPTLETRMGLRFVKGLQEAEARRIIAARETGAFASLEDFALRARLPHGALTRLAEAGALAAFADDRRSALWRALGLDRELHAQLRVQTPEPDAALNTLSLAEAIHWDYAYTSHSTHGHPIAPYRDALAAAGLPDAATVAGMKNGSRTRYAGLVICRQRPGTANGVVFMTLEDETGLVNLVVWETVYQKHRTLVKTQPFIGVTGKLQVQSGVTHLVAEELWVPETRLTTEETRSRDFH, encoded by the coding sequence CTGTCCACTGTCTACGCTGCGTTGTGGTGCAAGAGCGTGTATTCGTTTCTGGAGGGGGCGAGCCATCCGGATGAGCTGGTGGAGGAGGCGCACCGGCTGGGGATCCGGTCGCTGGCGCTTACGGATCGCGACGGGGTGTATGGCCTGCCCCGGGCGCACAAGCGCGCGCGGGAGCTGGGCGTGCACCTGATTGCCGGGTCGGAGGTTTCTATCGACGACGGCACGCATATCCTCCTGCTTGCGATGGATCGCGGGGGCTATGCGAACCTGTGCCGGCTGATCTCCGCGGGGCGCCTGCGCTGTCCGAAGGGGCAGAGCCGGGTCTCGTGGGAGGAGGTTTGCGCGCGGTCGGCGGGGCTCATCGCGCTGTGGGGCGGGGCGGGCAGCCGTCTGCTGGCGGAGGCGCCGCCGGGGCGCGAGGCGGGGCAGCTCCGGGAGGCCTTTGGTGATCGGCTGTACGCGCTGTTGACGCGGCACCGGGAGGTGGGCGAGGGGCGGCTGGAGCACCGCCTTCGGGAGCGGGCGCGCGCGCTGGGGCTGCCGGTCGCGGCGGGGATGGAGACGCTCTACCACACGCCGACGCGGCGGCCCCTGCAGGATGTGCTGACGTGCATCCGCCACGGGGTGAGCCTGGGGGCGGCGGGTGTGCGCATCAAGCCGAACGACCAGCATTACCTGCGTGCCCCCCACGGCTTCGCGGAGCTTTTCGGGGATGATCCGGAGGCGGTGGAGGCCACGGCGGCGATCGCGGCGCGCTGCACGTTTTCGCTGGCGGAGATCCGCTACCGCTATCCGGTGGAGCGGCTGCCCGACGGTTCGGACGCGGCCAGCCACTTTCGCGATCTGACGTATGCGGGGGCGGCGGATCGCTATCCGGAGGGCGTGCCGGAGGATGTCCGCGCGCAACTGGACAAGGAACTGGATCTCATTCGCGAGTTGGAGTTTGAGGGATACTTCCTCACGATGCGGGAGATCGTGCAGTTCTGCCGGCGGGAGCATATCCTCTGCCAGGGGCGCGGATCGGCGGCGAATTCGGCGGTGTGCTATTGCCTGGGCATCACATCGGTGGATCCCGTGCGGATGGGACTGCTTTTTGAGCGTTTTTTGTCCCGCGAGCGCAACGAACCGCCGGATATTGACCTGGACATCGAGCACAACCGGCGTGAGGAGGCGATCCAGTACGTTTACAGGCACTATGGCCGGGGCCACGCGGCGATGGTGGCGAATTTCATCCGTTACCGCGCGAAATCGGCGGTGCGCGACGTGGGCAAGGCGCTGGGTATCGCCGAGACCGCGCTGGAGCGGCTGGCGCGCCACCTGTCGCACCACGATTTTCCATCGGCGGAGACGCTTCGGGCGGCGGGGCTCGATCCCGAGGCGCCGGCCCACCGGCATTTGCTGCGGCTGGTGCGGGAGATCGAGGACGTGCCGCGGCATCTTTCCATCCATCCCGGCGGTTTTCTGCTGGGGCACGAGCCGGTGGATACGCTCGTGCCGATTGAAAACGGGGCCATGGCGGATCGCACGGTGATCCAGTGGGACAAGGAGGACATCGAGGATCTGGGACTGTTCAAGGTGGACCTGCTGGGGCTGGGCGCGCTGAATGTGGTGCACAAGGCCTTCGATTTGATCGAGCAGCACGAAGGCGCGCGCTGGACGCTTGCGACGATCCCGCCGGACGATGCGGCGACCTTTGCGCAGATCCAGCGGGGGGACACGGTGGGGGTGTTTCAGATCGAGAGCCGCGCGCAGATGGCCATGCTGCCGCGCCTGCGCCCTCGGAATTATTACGACCTGGTGATCGAGGTGAGCATCGTGCGGCCCGGGCCGATCACGGGGGGCATGGTGCATCCGTATTTGCGGCGGCGGAACGGAGAAGAGGCGGTGACCTATCCGCACCCGTGTCTGGAGCCGGTGCTGAAGAAGACGCTCGGGATTCCCTTGTTTCAGGAGCAGGTGATGCAACTGGCGATGGTGGCCGCGGACTACACGCCGGGCGAGGCCGACCAACTCCGGCGGGACATGGCCGCGTGGCGCAAGAGCGGGCGTATTCTGCGGCACCGGGACCGCCTGATTTCTCGGATGATGAAGAAGGGGATCGCGCGGGAATTTGCGGAGCGGGTGTTCGAGCAGATTCAGGGCTTCGGGGAGTATGGCTTTCCGGAAAGCCACGCGGCCAGCTTCGCGCTGATAGCGTACGCCACGGCGTGGCTCAAACAACATTACCCGGCGGCGTTTCTGGCGGCGCTGCTCAACGCGCAGCCCATGGGTTTTTACAGCCCGGCGACGCTGGTGGAGGATGCGAAGCGGCACGGGGTGGCGGTGCGGCCGATCGATGTGCGGTATAGCGACTGGGAGTGTACGTTGGAAGAAAGTAGGATAGCCGTCCCGGCTGTCCTGGACAGGCGGGACGCCTATCCTACTCTTGAAACGCGAATGGGTTTGCGCTTTGTGAAGGGCTTGCAGGAGGCCGAGGCGCGCCGGATCATCGCCGCGCGGGAGACGGGGGCTTTTGCGTCGCTGGAGGATTTTGCGTTGCGGGCGCGGCTGCCGCATGGGGCGCTGACGCGGCTTGCGGAGGCCGGGGCGCTGGCGGCGTTTGCGGATGATCGCCGGAGCGCGCTGTGGCGGGCCCTGGGGCTCGACCGCGAGCTGCACGCGCAGCTCCGGGTGCAGACGCCGGAGCCGGACGCGGCGCTCAATACGCTCAGCCTGGCGGAGGCGATTCACTGGGATTACGCCTATACCAGCCACAGCACGCACGGGCATCCCATCGCCCCCTACCGCGACGCGCTCGCGGCGGCGGGGCTCCCGGACGCCGCCACGGTGGCGGGGATGAAAAATGGGTCCCGCACGCGCTATGCGGGGCTGGTCATCTGCCGGCAACGTCCCGGGACGGCCAACGGGGTGGTGTTTATGACGCTGGAGGACGAAACGGGCCTGGTGAACCTGGTGGTGTGGGAGACGGTGTACCAGAAGCACCGGACGCTGGTGAAAACGCAGCCGTTTATCGGGGTCACGGGGAAATTGCAGGTGCAGTCCGGCGTCACGCATCTTGTGGCGGAGGAACTCTGGGTTCCGGAGACGCGGCTGACGACGGAGGAGACGAGGAGTCGGGATTTTCATTGA